The genomic window GTTTCAAGCCAATGCGCGGATAGTATCGTTAAATCGATGAAGTTCACCACCCCATCCTCGTTGATGTCGTAGCGTGGATATGGTGCAATGGTAGTCTCAAGCCAGTGTGCGGACAGTATCGTCAGATCTATGAAGTTCACGGTACAGTCTTCGTTGATGTCCCATCTACCCGGCGGTTCTTCTATCGTTTCGGTCACGGTAAGGATTACCGCGTCAAACGGCCCCCACGCTCCTGCAGAATCCCTTCCGTGAACAAAGAGCGTGTGGTTTCCGATAGCCAAGCCACTGATATTCACGATCGCGGTTACCGCCTCACTCGCGGAGTCAAAGGCACCATCTACCGGGTTCATCGCCACTCCAGTCCCGTCATCACCCACCACATCTATGAAGTATTCTGCGGCAGCTACGGTGAGTGCGACGTTGGCTTCGCATTCACTGATACTGATGCTGCTGCCTGCTTTTTGCGGGATCTTTTCAGGCCGCGACATCGCAAGCTGAGGACTGCTCTGCGGCACACTCGAGAACGTCCCCGCGGGCACGGTAACATCCGTGACGTACCAAACGTCATTATCGTACATGGTATGCGGCCCGAAGGTTCTCACTATCTGGTTTGCCGTGCCTTCAAAGAGCGTGACGGTAACCGTGGCATCTGATGGCCCGTGCCCCCTATCCCAATAGTAATGAACACCCACGGAGTACGTGCCTGCAGGCGGATCGTAGATGGTAATATGCTCGGGGCCATAGCCATCAGTATCGTCCACATCAAGATAGGGATCACGGGTATCGTTATGGGCGGGATCTTCAGGATCGTAGTGCTCACCATTGCCATTCCAGTCAGGATGTTTGTTGGCCCAAAAGCAATTATCGTTTGAGCCCAGGCTATCCCCGGGCTTAGCGAGATACAGGTCGAGATCCGTATCACCGGTGTTCCAGGTAAGCCTGATCCGCATGCCAGCTGCTTCGGCACCCCGCGTATCCACCGTTACCGTACCTTCTATCAACTTGCCGATCTCGTCCCCGATGGAGAGTATGTACTCGCCGTCGGGCGCAATGTAGTTATGCATGTGCTTGCCATCCCAGCGAGTGGTATATGTGCCGTCCGTGATCTCAATCATCGGGAGGATCTGAACGGGTTCCCACCACCCTTCCTTCAGGATCCAGAGCTCAAGCGGACCAAGGCCAGGAGTCCCGATGGCGGTTATCAGCGTTGTCTCCCCGATAACCGGATTGAAGGGATCGGGGTTGGCGGTGAGTGAGGTCAAGGGCTTATCGCGCCTCACCGTCACCACACCCGAGACCAGTTCCTGCCCGGTCCCCGCGGCACCGACCGAGAGAATATACGTCCCGTTTGGCACGGACTCGCCCCAGGTCATGTGCGTCCCGTTCCAGGTGGTGGTATAGGTGCCACCGGGGCCTTCGACGAGCGAGAGGATCTGGACGGGCTCCCACCAGCCTTCACGCAGTATCACCAGTTCAAGAGGGCCGAGTCCCTCACTCCCCCGCGCGGTGATCAGCGTGGATTCCACGTCGGGATTGAAGGGATCGGGATCGGCGCTTACCGATTCGAGCTCCCAGACGCCACAGTTCACCCATACCGTACCCGTGGCAAGAACGTCACCAAGACCTGAGATGGTAAGGTCATACTCGCCATCTGGCACCTCGGTGCCCCAGGTCATGTGCGTCCCATCCCAGGTCGCCCGATATTCGCTGAACGAATAGATGGGTGGCGTGACAAAGACGGGGTATTCCGTGAGTTGAAGGATCTGGACCGGCTCCGGCCAGTCCTCACGGGTGATCCAAACCTCGAGCGGGGAGAGGCCCTGAACCCCGACGGCGACGATTTCAGTCGTCTGATTTACGGGTGCGCAGGGATTGAAGGGATTAGGATAAGCGCCAACGGATTCGAGCAGGTTCTTACCGGGTTGAACCACCAGGATATTGGTAAAATCCGCACCAATCGCGCCGCCGTCATCTGTGATGAAGAGCGCGATGGAGTAGGTTCCCGCCTGGGTATAGGTGTGGGTGGGTGCCACGCCACTGCCCGTCGCACCATCACCAAAGACCCAGTAATAATGCACAATAGTTCCGTCCAGGTCATACGAGCCGGAGCCATCAAAATGCACCTGCTCATTCACCGTCACCACCTGATACGGCCCGGCATCTGCGACCGGCGCGATATTGATCGGTGACTGCTGGGTGGTGAACTGCCCGCCCTGCGTTGAAACCTGTGTTGAAGAGGTGTGTTTCTGACCCTTCTGGATCTGCTGCTGCGTGCTCTGCTGCGTGATTGTTTGCTGACCTACTTTCGTGGTGATCGTCTGGGTGTACTGGCCACTCTGCTTTCCCGTAACCTGGGTAGTATAGCCCGTCTCCTTGGGACAGGTGATCGTTATCGTTTGCTTCTGCTGGTGCTGCTTCCCGGCGCCACAGTCAACCCATACGGTACCGAGGGCGAGCACGCCCCCAGCGCCTGAGAGCGTGAGTTGATACTGGCCATCTGGCACCACAGTGCCCCAGGTCATGTGCGTTCCATCCCAGGTCGCCCGATATTCGCTGAACGAATAGATCGGGGGCGTGACAAAGACGGGGTATTCCGTAAGTTGCAGGATCTGAACCGGCTCCGGCCAGCCGTCACGGGTAATCCAAACCTCAAGCGGGGAGAGGCCCTGAACGCCAACAGCAACGATTTCAGTCGTCTGACTCACGGGCGCGCAGGGCGTGAAGGGATTGGGAAAAGCGCCGAAGGATTTTATCTGCTGCTGTTGCTGCGACCGTCCCTGGAGCATGAATGCCGTCTCACTCTCCTCAACGGTGATGTTCGCCGTGAGCACCGCCGATTGTGCCCCGCCCGTGGGATTAGGCGACGCGCGAACATCAGCAGCACGTGGGCCCGGGAGCGTCTCGACGAAGTAGGTAGCCTGGGGTATCTGGATCACTGCCTGGGCCGGATCCTTCACCTCACCCTTCTTCGTGCTCTGTCCCTGCAGCGTACCCACCGCCTGGCCGGTCTCTTTATCGATGATCGTGAGGTCAACGGGACCTTGCGTGGTATAAGTAATCGAGGGGATGTTCTGCACATCCTCGAGCTGAGTTGGCGATCCTTGCTGCACGGTGAAGGCGTCAGTAATCCAGGGAGTGCTATACAGTTGCTGAGCCCCGTCTTTTACCGTGACTTTCAAGTCATAGTTCCCTTTTTGCCAGCCGCTGGGTATCGTATAATTCGGATAGTAATCCTGCTGTTTTTGTGATACCGTGTAATTGTGCTGGGGCAGGTCGATTACCTGACCTGCAGGGTTACGCACCTGCCAGTGGAGCTGGATTGTTTGTTGTGTGGGATCGTATTGCTGAACGGGTACTTTGATCTTGAGCGTATGATTGGTGTAATAGTTGTTCGACCGTGTGATACCGCCGACACCCACCTTCTTGCCTACTAGCTCACCAACCAGATCGCAATTCAAATAGGGATTGGAGTGCCGGGGCCGCGCGGGGTGCCAGAGGAAATCAGGGTGGCGACTGCTGAGCCAGCCTGAGGCACCAGGTCCGGGAATAATCTTGCCACTCCCATCTACAGTGATCCAGTAGTGATAGGTATGGGTGAAGACCGAGGCGGGCGTGACGCCGCTGAGGTGGTCAGGATGCACACCATCTTTGACCAGCCATACGGTACAAATGACATCTACCCGATTGCCAATACCGGGTGTAAAGGTCATATCATACCGATAGAAGGGGAAATTCCACACCTCCGGGCCCGGCTCATAATCCATTACGAGCGGCGCTCCCCGATCCTTAATCCATTGCCGGACGGCAATCGTAAAATCACTAGCGTAAACATCATCATAAGGATGGTTGGGGTAGTTCGTGGGATCAAACCGTGTTCCGAGGAAGAAGTCTACGGGGTCCTCATAGTGGCACTCGGTGAGCAGCGCTTTCAAATCGCCGACATAAAAGATGATCCCGTCCTTGTTCAGCGTACTGCGCGGCTCATCCTCCAGAACGCAAGCCGCCGCCCACGCATGGCAGTGCCCGAACCAGCCAGGAGCACCGGGCATGTAATGGTTCGCCAATTCCCATTCCTTGGCGCGCGAATCACCACCGTACTTTGCCTCGACATACTGGTCATATTTCGCGAGCGGCCCCGGGGCGCCGTGCGGGTAATACCCGAGCGCTGTCTGGCCCTGGTTTAACGGCCACCAGAAGCCAGCCCAGGGGATTTTATCGGCTGTGCTTTGCTCAGTACTGGGCAGACCTACTGACGGGGAAGAGGAGGAGGTCAACAACCCAAGCTCAGCCTCCGCCTGCTCCCTCATACTCAATTGGCAGGTTACGGTTCCGCTGGTCGTAAGCTTGATCTTCATACTTACTCTACCATGGTCCAGTTCACTCGACTCGATGAGCACTCCTCCGGTTGCGGAGACCTCAGCCCGTGTAGCGAGAGCATAGCCGCTATGCAACTCGAAGAAATCAACCTGCAGGGTATGGTCTCCTGCAGGTACTTGAGCAAGAGTGAGTACGCCGTAAGCATCAGTCGTACCCTGGAAGACACCATCAAGTGAGACAGAAACGCCACCAGGAGGATTGCCATCTCCGATCTGGATTGCCAGGGTCAATTCAGATCCTGCTGTGCTTGCTGCCGAAGCCGCGCCACCAACGAGCGAAAACACAAGTGCCACACAAAGTGCCATCAAACAATACCGAGTACCCCTATTTTGTAACATCTTCCCGCTTTTCACTCCCAGGTTAATCTCATAAAGCGCACGCATGCCCATACCTTTTCACGATAGCCGTACGAGATGATGGACATAAGTATTGTGTCATTTTAAGCTTTCTGGTTAAGGAGGCTGTAAAGCTAATGGGTGCTACAGCAAATTCCAATCGGAGAATCTGCCACAGAGTGGAAAACAGCGTTTGTTGTGGGTGATTTAGATCCTTACCCCCCGGTGGTGACGGCTCTGGTCCAGTTGGGTGTCACCGTCCCGGGTACTGGAAAAAAAGTGTTATTAACCGGTATTTCGGTATTCGAGATCTTCTTGAAGAGCCGTTTTTGCCGTACCACTCCAGGGTAGCGGAGATTATTTATAGCCGGATTGCCAACACACCACCGTGCGATCATGAAACGATTAGAAGAGCTAGACGCGTTCCTGATAACGAACGATGAGTTGCGAGCGACGATTGAGGCGATTGGCTGGCGGGACTTCATCGCGGAGATC from Methanomicrobia archaeon includes these protein-coding regions:
- a CDS encoding PKD domain-containing protein, with the translated sequence MGMRALYEINLGVKSGKMLQNRGTRYCLMALCVALVFSLVGGAASAASTAGSELTLAIQIGDGNPPGGVSVSLDGVFQGTTDAYGVLTLAQVPAGDHTLQVDFFELHSGYALATRAEVSATGGVLIESSELDHGRVSMKIKLTTSGTVTCQLSMREQAEAELGLLTSSSSPSVGLPSTEQSTADKIPWAGFWWPLNQGQTALGYYPHGAPGPLAKYDQYVEAKYGGDSRAKEWELANHYMPGAPGWFGHCHAWAAACVLEDEPRSTLNKDGIIFYVGDLKALLTECHYEDPVDFFLGTRFDPTNYPNHPYDDVYASDFTIAVRQWIKDRGAPLVMDYEPGPEVWNFPFYRYDMTFTPGIGNRVDVICTVWLVKDGVHPDHLSGVTPASVFTHTYHYWITVDGSGKIIPGPGASGWLSSRHPDFLWHPARPRHSNPYLNCDLVGELVGKKVGVGGITRSNNYYTNHTLKIKVPVQQYDPTQQTIQLHWQVRNPAGQVIDLPQHNYTVSQKQQDYYPNYTIPSGWQKGNYDLKVTVKDGAQQLYSTPWITDAFTVQQGSPTQLEDVQNIPSITYTTQGPVDLTIIDKETGQAVGTLQGQSTKKGEVKDPAQAVIQIPQATYFVETLPGPRAADVRASPNPTGGAQSAVLTANITVEESETAFMLQGRSQQQQQIKSFGAFPNPFTPCAPVSQTTEIVAVGVQGLSPLEVWITRDGWPEPVQILQLTEYPVFVTPPIYSFSEYRATWDGTHMTWGTVVPDGQYQLTLSGAGGVLALGTVWVDCGAGKQHQQKQTITITCPKETGYTTQVTGKQSGQYTQTITTKVGQQTITQQSTQQQIQKGQKHTSSTQVSTQGGQFTTQQSPINIAPVADAGPYQVVTVNEQVHFDGSGSYDLDGTIVHYYWVFGDGATGSGVAPTHTYTQAGTYSIALFITDDGGAIGADFTNILVVQPGKNLLESVGAYPNPFNPCAPVNQTTEIVAVGVQGLSPLEVWITREDWPEPVQILQLTEYPVFVTPPIYSFSEYRATWDGTHMTWGTEVPDGEYDLTISGLGDVLATGTVWVNCGVWELESVSADPDPFNPDVESTLITARGSEGLGPLELVILREGWWEPVQILSLVEGPGGTYTTTWNGTHMTWGESVPNGTYILSVGAAGTGQELVSGVVTVRRDKPLTSLTANPDPFNPVIGETTLITAIGTPGLGPLELWILKEGWWEPVQILPMIEITDGTYTTRWDGKHMHNYIAPDGEYILSIGDEIGKLIEGTVTVDTRGAEAAGMRIRLTWNTGDTDLDLYLAKPGDSLGSNDNCFWANKHPDWNGNGEHYDPEDPAHNDTRDPYLDVDDTDGYGPEHITIYDPPAGTYSVGVHYYWDRGHGPSDATVTVTLFEGTANQIVRTFGPHTMYDNDVWYVTDVTVPAGTFSSVPQSSPQLAMSRPEKIPQKAGSSISISECEANVALTVAAAEYFIDVVGDDGTGVAMNPVDGAFDSASEAVTAIVNISGLAIGNHTLFVHGRDSAGAWGPFDAVILTVTETIEEPPGRWDINEDCTVNFIDLTILSAHWLETTIAPYPRYDINEDGVVNFIDLTILSAHWLETTC